The Acidobacteriota bacterium genomic interval GATGCGCCGCGCAGCCTTGCTGTTGACGTTGCCAAACAAATCGCGGGTCGCGTCGTCCGCGAACGACCGAATCACAGAGGCAGACTACACGATACCCGTGTATCGTGTCAACGCCGGAGCGTTCCGGATGCCAGATGCCTCACGCGGCCCGCTGGAGGCCATCCACGGCGCGCAGCCAGCGCCTGAGCTGGTTCCAATTCGCGGAAACTGGGGACGCCAGACTCGCGACACCACCGCGGCCGGGCGGGTGATCGAGCTCGAGGCCGAGGACGAGATCGACGCGCTGTTCGCTCGTCTGTGAAAGACTGGTCTCTGCCGAGATCGCGCGGAGGAGTTCACCGCGCTATCCCGATCGCCCCCGCCCCTTCGGAGACGTGCCGACGCGCCGAACCTCGCCTGGCTGCACGGCATCGATGGCCTGGAGCAATCCAGGCACAACCGGGAGCAGGTCCACCGTCCGGTTCGACGCGGCACCGATCACCACGATTCCGAAGGAGAGAGCGGAGACGCTCTGCTGGTGCCTCGATGTTGCCGTCCATCGTGACGAAGACGTCGCACGCGCCGCCAGCGCTCCAGGAGCGCGCCGTTCTTCGTGCCTGCCCATCCGAGTCCTTGGACACTTGAGACTGCGTGAGCCGTGAGCACCTTCGCCAGGTCGTGTGGCAGGTTCTCGTCAAGCAGGACGCGCACTGGTCAGCAGGGTCTCTCGCGCGAACTCGAGGGCTTCAATGGCCTGCTCCCGCCGGAGCGACGGGAACTGCCGGAGGAATTCATCCAGCGTGTCGCCCGGCTCCAGGTAATCGAACAGCGACTGCACGGGGACGCGCGTCCCGACGAACACGGGCGTGCCACCGAGGATGTCCGGGTCGGAGTGCACCACTGGCGAACTGCGGGGCATGACCAGACCAGTATAGCCTGCAGCGGGCAATCGAGAAGGACGACACGCGATGGCCGTCAGCGGTCCATGGCGCTTCACGGTCCGCT includes:
- a CDS encoding DUF433 domain-containing protein, which translates into the protein MPRSSPVVHSDPDILGGTPVFVGTRVPVQSLFDYLEPGDTLDEFLRQFPSLRREQAIEALEFARETLLTSARPA